The Betta splendens chromosome 7, fBetSpl5.4, whole genome shotgun sequence genome includes a window with the following:
- the LOC114858799 gene encoding uncharacterized protein LOC114858799: protein MLEAYFEHVRPHFVKQDVDDKGRFFLSKTGKTLCSATNDMARFYEHFKLPNITSQELRRVIVTTVSSMFSEEQKDKFAHYMAHTTAVAKAHYRMKTAEETVATANVLASLTAYSSSDESNEKPSKKKRGASIDEDTLQDVRKDFAEFLEVFPVTLNGKPPSKLARINAGFPVDRTFYDKWRIAQFQNREDHLLSKCYRRQPTAAKIKKLIESEGWTANYPSPETIVQKWRPPKKIDVETDDNIRRCIELQKWSGVAIKTFEDNRGQGVVATKNFLKGSIICDYHGELITSEEGHQILKSSNDHMGYLFFFTAGSRRLCIDAQTHPCKCHPKHGNSWKKN from the exons ATGCTAGAGGCCTACTTTGAACACGTGCGCCCGCATTTTGTTAAACAAGACGTAGACGACAAGGGGAGGTTCTTTTTAAGCAAAACTGGAAAAACCCTTTGCAGTGCCACAAATGATATGGCCCGTTTTTACGAACA cttCAAGCTCCCAAACATAACAAGTCAGGAGCTCAGGAGGGTCATAGTAACAACGGTTTCCTCAATGTTCTCAGAAGAACAAAAGGACAAGTTTGCTCATTATATGGCCCACACCACCGCTGTTGCCAAGGCCCATTATAGGATGAAAACAGCTGAAGAAACTGTAGCCACTGCTAACGTTCTGGCCAGTTTAACAGCTTACAG CTCCTCAGATGAGTCAAACGAAAAACCAtccaaaaagaaaagaggagccAGCATTGATGAGGACACCCTTCAAGATGTCAGGAAGGACTTCGCTGAGTTTTTGGAGGTCTTTCCAGTCACCCTCAATGGTAAGCCTCCGTCAAAACTGGCGAGGATAAATGCAGGGTTTCCAGTGGACAGAACGTTTTACGATAAGTGGCGGATCGCCCAGTTCCAAAACAGAGAAGACCATCTGCTGT CCAAATGTTACAGGCGGCAGCCCACAGCggccaaaataaaaaaactaattgAATCTGAGGGATGGACTGCAAATTACCCATCCCCAGAAACAATAGTCCAAAAATGGAGACCACCCAAAAAAATAGACGTCGAAACAGATGACAACATCAGACGATGTATAGAACTGCAAAAATGGTCAGGGGTGGCCATAAAAACATTTGAGGACAACCGCGGACAAG GTGTTGTTGCAACAAAGAACTTCCTAAAAGGCTCAATCATTTGTGATTATCATGGTGAACTCATCACCAGTGAGGAAGGCCACCAGATTTTAAAAAGTTCAAATGATCACATGGGCTACCTGTTCTTCTTCACTGCTGGCAGCAGGCGTCTGTGCATCGATGCACAGACACACCCCTGCAAATGCCATCCTAAACATGGAAACAGTTGGAAGAAAAATTAA